One genomic segment of Trichococcus shcherbakoviae includes these proteins:
- a CDS encoding PTS sugar transporter subunit IIA, giving the protein MFFNHQIALLKKNVSSKEVAFQMLADELSENNCVNQDFLANIIKREEVFPTGLEINGIGVAIPHTDSEYVKESQVGFMSLEKPLSFLEMGTNDKEVSVSLLFMLALKEPHEQLEMLQRLIEMFQQEGVLELLMKVDQKEEYQEIIQKYGLS; this is encoded by the coding sequence ATGTTTTTTAACCATCAGATTGCGTTGTTAAAAAAGAATGTGTCTTCTAAGGAAGTTGCATTTCAAATGTTAGCAGACGAATTATCGGAAAACAATTGTGTCAATCAAGATTTTTTAGCCAATATCATCAAACGGGAAGAAGTTTTTCCCACAGGTTTGGAAATTAACGGTATTGGGGTAGCTATCCCCCATACAGACAGTGAATATGTTAAAGAATCCCAGGTGGGGTTCATGTCTCTGGAGAAACCATTGTCGTTCTTAGAAATGGGAACGAATGACAAAGAGGTTTCCGTATCGCTGCTATTTATGCTGGCGCTGAAAGAGCCTCATGAACAGTTGGAAATGTTGCAACGTTTGATTGAAATGTTCCAACAAGAAGGTGTTTTGGAATTATTGATGAAAGTTGATCAGAAGGAAGAGTATCAAGAAATCATTCAAAAATATGGATTAAGCTAG
- a CDS encoding PTS transporter subunit IIC codes for MLDALQWFVDLGSIVVLPILIFIFGVVLGTKPGKALTSALMVGVGFVGLNLVIDLLGNSLGPAAQQMVERFGLTLTTIDVGWPAAAAISYGTILGSLAIPIGVAVNVILIIVGLTKTLNVDIWNIWHAAFIASLVYALTDNFAMGIAATVIYLMMILLMGDILGPVVNKFYGFPNITFPHGTAAPGFVFALPMNWLFDRIPGIKDWKADPETIQNKFGVFGDSTVMGFMIGLVIGVLAGYDVAGTGQLAVKTGAVMVIMPKMVSLLMEGLTPISEAANEFVRKRFPGRELYIGMDAALSVGHPAVLSSSLLLVPITILLSVILPGNTTLPFGDLATIPFLICLMAAVFNGNIIRTVIAGSLYMVSILYITSWVAPLVTASAQAANFDLQGNAMITALAEGGLWTTWMYVGLTKVLSWGGLALIGTVVLMGLVYVNKIMPNRQVAKATK; via the coding sequence ATGTTAGATGCATTGCAATGGTTTGTGGATTTGGGATCAATCGTTGTCTTACCGATTTTGATTTTCATTTTTGGTGTGGTATTGGGAACGAAGCCAGGAAAAGCACTCACGTCAGCTCTGATGGTAGGGGTTGGATTTGTAGGATTGAACTTGGTGATCGATCTATTGGGTAACAGCTTAGGACCGGCGGCTCAACAAATGGTGGAGCGCTTTGGTCTGACGCTGACTACAATCGATGTGGGGTGGCCGGCTGCGGCTGCTATATCCTATGGGACGATTCTGGGGAGTCTGGCTATTCCGATAGGTGTTGCCGTCAATGTCATCCTGATTATCGTTGGGTTAACGAAAACATTGAACGTGGACATTTGGAATATCTGGCATGCAGCCTTTATTGCTTCATTGGTGTATGCGTTGACAGATAACTTTGCGATGGGAATTGCCGCAACAGTCATTTACTTGATGATGATTTTGTTGATGGGGGATATCTTGGGGCCAGTCGTCAATAAGTTCTATGGCTTCCCGAACATCACTTTTCCGCACGGAACCGCAGCACCAGGATTTGTTTTTGCACTTCCTATGAACTGGTTATTCGACAGAATTCCAGGGATTAAAGATTGGAAGGCCGATCCCGAAACGATTCAAAATAAATTTGGTGTTTTCGGTGATTCAACCGTTATGGGCTTTATGATCGGCTTAGTCATCGGAGTTTTGGCTGGATATGATGTAGCTGGAACCGGTCAATTGGCTGTTAAGACGGGCGCTGTCATGGTCATCATGCCAAAAATGGTCTCATTGTTGATGGAAGGGTTGACGCCTATTTCTGAAGCAGCGAATGAATTCGTAAGAAAACGCTTCCCGGGCCGTGAATTGTATATTGGTATGGATGCTGCTTTGTCAGTAGGCCATCCGGCTGTGTTATCTTCTTCCTTGCTGTTGGTGCCGATCACTATCTTGTTGTCAGTCATCTTGCCTGGAAACACAACTTTACCGTTCGGAGATTTGGCAACGATTCCGTTCCTGATCTGTCTGATGGCGGCTGTGTTTAATGGAAACATCATTCGTACGGTGATTGCAGGTTCTCTTTACATGGTCAGCATTTTGTACATCACATCTTGGGTAGCGCCATTAGTAACAGCCTCTGCACAGGCAGCCAACTTTGATCTGCAAGGAAATGCCATGATTACTGCCTTGGCCGAAGGTGGCTTATGGACAACCTGGATGTACGTTGGTTTAACTAAAGTGTTGAGCTGGGGCGGTTTGGCTCTAATCGGCACGGTAGTACTTATGGGATTAGTGTACGTCAATAAAATCATGCCTAATAGGCAAGTAGCGAAAGCAACCAAATAG